The following nucleotide sequence is from Borrelia sp. A-FGy1.
CTGAATTTATAGGAAGAGGAAATTTAAATAATTTTATTAATTTAATGAATATTAATGTTTTAAATTTGGGTCTTTTGAATATGCATTTTGTTGATGCATCAGGGCATAGTAATGATAATAAAATTACAGCATTGGAAATGGCATTGTTTGCAAGAGCTTATATAAAAAAATTTGAATTTATGCTTAAAATACATTCTCTTAAAAGTTTTACTTATCCAAGACTTGAAAATTTAGGTAATACACATACTTCAAAGTTTTTAAATTTAAAGCAGGAAAATAAAAATATTTTAATATATAGTTATCCTTATGCTGATGGACTTAAGACAGGTTACATTAAAAAGTCAGGGTTAAATTTAGTTGCTACAGCTAAAAAAGATGGAATGAGGCTGATATCTGTTATTTTAGGAGTTGATAAAGGAGTTGGAAATATTGGTGAGAAAAAGCGTGCCTTAATTGCAGAGAAATTATTTGAATATGGGTTTAATAGTTATTCTAAATTTTCTTTCATGTTAAAATCAAAAGAAAGGATCTATAATGGGGAAGTAGATACGGTCAATATCTCTTCTAGAAAGCCTTTTGAATATATTTTTACTAGAGATGAGCTTAATAGAGTAAATATAAAGTTTTATATAAAAGATTTAGTTGCTCCACTTAAGGAGCATGACATAGTAGGGAAAGCTGAATTTTTTTTGGATAACAATAAATTAGGTGAGTTAAATTTGTACGGCCAGTGTATTGAGAAATTAGGATTTTTAAATAGCGTATATAAGTTTTTTAGAAATTTTTTTAAAAGAGAGTAACGAAATTTATGTTAAATCATTTTAATTTTAAGTTGAAAAGAGATGTTACAATAATAGTTCCAGGTGAGGCTTTTGTGTCAAATAATAGAGTTATTTCTACAATACTTGGTTCTTGTGTATCTGTTGTACTTCATGATGAGATACATAATATTATTGGGGTAAATCATTATGTTTTAGTGAAGTCGGATTCAGTAGTAGATTTTTCGCAAAGGGGTAGGTATGGAGTTTATGCTATTCCTATGTTAATTGATGCTATGTTAGAGAGTGGGTCATTAAAAAATAATCTTAAGGCTAAGCTTTTTGGAGGAGCTAACTTCATGGCAAAGGAGACAATAAGAGTAGGGTCTGAAAATGCAGATTTTGCAGTTAGTATGTTATCTAAGTATGGCATTCCTATTTTGAGTAAAGATTTTAATCAATCTAAATCTAGAAAGATTTTTGCTTATCCTGAGAACTTTAAGGTTGTTGTGGAGTATCCAGATGGAGCTAGGGTTTTTTAATCTTGTTTAAGATATAGAGGAGAGGCACTTATTTGTATTGATAGATCTCTTCTAATAATTTATAGTTCATTAAGTGTCAAGCGATAATTGTTGCTATAGAATAATCATGTGTTTGTAGAAGGGAATTTTGGTTTTACC
It contains:
- a CDS encoding D-alanyl-D-alanine carboxypeptidase family protein; its protein translation is MKVIYTMLQILVLSGKIFSVDFIEIERLTKGAKSVVLLDCDTKRVLYARNPNLIFPPASLTKLVTIYTALVEAKKKNIDFRIKVPINRNASYYNAPLNSSLMFLEEGQRVNFEELLKGLIIASGNDAAVAIAEFIGRGNLNNFINLMNINVLNLGLLNMHFVDASGHSNDNKITALEMALFARAYIKKFEFMLKIHSLKSFTYPRLENLGNTHTSKFLNLKQENKNILIYSYPYADGLKTGYIKKSGLNLVATAKKDGMRLISVILGVDKGVGNIGEKKRALIAEKLFEYGFNSYSKFSFMLKSKERIYNGEVDTVNISSRKPFEYIFTRDELNRVNIKFYIKDLVAPLKEHDIVGKAEFFLDNNKLGELNLYGQCIEKLGFLNSVYKFFRNFFKRE
- a CDS encoding chemotaxis protein CheD (catalyzes the conversion of glutamine residues to glutamate on methyl-accepting chemotaxis receptors) — protein: MLNHFNFKLKRDVTIIVPGEAFVSNNRVISTILGSCVSVVLHDEIHNIIGVNHYVLVKSDSVVDFSQRGRYGVYAIPMLIDAMLESGSLKNNLKAKLFGGANFMAKETIRVGSENADFAVSMLSKYGIPILSKDFNQSKSRKIFAYPENFKVVVEYPDGARVF